Proteins found in one Aquibium microcysteis genomic segment:
- a CDS encoding DUF922 domain-containing Zn-dependent protease, translated as MKRTLLFVCAGLVVWAGAGSAQTVSRSYSYFTIGGITLQEIDEELSRRGPRVASTGKRHPGATQMQFATRYTFASTTEWCRIQKAAVNVKATMILPRWRARGRSDPDTRLIWDTLSSDIRRHEESHVQIAKSHARKLEEALEAIGRRDDCEAVKAAAGTVSARILAEHDAAQDRFDRIESINFESRITRLMTYRMQQIEAGRLPD; from the coding sequence ATGAAGAGAACGCTTCTTTTCGTCTGTGCTGGCCTTGTGGTGTGGGCGGGAGCGGGCTCCGCCCAGACCGTCTCGCGCAGCTATTCCTACTTCACGATCGGCGGGATCACGCTGCAGGAGATCGACGAGGAACTCTCGCGGCGCGGGCCCAGGGTGGCCTCCACCGGCAAGCGGCATCCCGGCGCGACGCAGATGCAGTTCGCGACCCGCTACACCTTCGCCAGCACGACGGAATGGTGCCGTATCCAGAAGGCGGCGGTGAACGTGAAGGCGACGATGATCCTGCCGCGCTGGCGCGCCCGCGGCCGTTCCGATCCCGATACCCGCCTGATCTGGGACACGCTGAGTTCCGACATCCGCCGTCACGAGGAATCGCACGTGCAGATCGCCAAGAGCCACGCCCGCAAGCTGGAGGAGGCGCTGGAGGCGATCGGCCGCCGCGATGACTGCGAAGCCGTGAAGGCGGCGGCCGGCACCGTCAGCGCCCGCATCCTGGCCGAACACGACGCCGCGCAGGACCGCTTCGACCGCATCGAGAGCATCAATTTCGAGAGCCGGATCACGCGTCTCATGACCTACCGCATGCAGCAGATCGAGGCGGGGCGTCTACCGGACTGA
- a CDS encoding 2Fe-2S iron-sulfur cluster-binding protein produces the protein MTKITYIAFDGTRFEVNAENGSTVMENAIRNSVPGIEAECGGACACATCHVYVDDAWTALTGEPEAMEEDMLDFAFDVRPTSRLSCQIRVRDELDGLVVRVPERQA, from the coding sequence ATGACCAAGATCACCTACATCGCTTTCGACGGCACGAGGTTCGAGGTGAATGCCGAGAACGGCTCGACCGTGATGGAGAACGCGATCCGCAACTCCGTTCCCGGCATCGAGGCGGAGTGCGGCGGAGCCTGCGCCTGCGCCACCTGTCACGTCTATGTCGACGACGCCTGGACCGCGCTGACGGGAGAGCCGGAAGCGATGGAAGAGGACATGCTCGACTTCGCCTTCGACGTGCGGCCGACCTCGCGTCTCTCCTGCCAGATCAGGGTGCGTGACGAACTGGACGGTCTCGTCGTCCGCGTTCCGGAGCGGCAGGCCTGA
- a CDS encoding Hpt domain-containing protein, producing the protein MSVENMAFAMPGGETCGHSRARPVDLAHLSRQTMGDRDLEREVLSLFLHQAQVVGDRLEGATVQERVLLAHGLKGSARGIGAFRVADIADRLESEPASGSHVRSLAEAIVDVRDFVSAISR; encoded by the coding sequence ATGAGTGTGGAAAACATGGCTTTCGCCATGCCCGGTGGCGAAACCTGCGGCCATTCGCGCGCGCGCCCGGTCGATCTCGCCCACCTGTCGCGGCAGACCATGGGCGACCGCGATCTCGAGCGCGAGGTGCTGTCTCTGTTCCTGCACCAGGCGCAGGTGGTCGGCGACCGCCTCGAAGGCGCGACCGTCCAGGAGCGGGTGCTTCTGGCGCATGGCCTCAAGGGCTCGGCCCGCGGCATCGGAGCTTTCCGGGTCGCCGACATCGCCGACAGGCTCGAGTCCGAGCCGGCGAGCGGCAGCCATGTCAGGAGCCTCGCGGAGGCGATCGTCGACGTCCGCGATTTCGTCTCGGCCATCAGCCGCTGA
- a CDS encoding acetyl-CoA carboxylase biotin carboxylase subunit, with amino-acid sequence MFKKILIANRGEIACRVIKTARRMGIATVAVYSDADRDAVHVEMADEAVHIGPAAAAQSYLVAERIIAACKETGAEAVHPGYGFLSERASFCAALEKEGIVFIGPKPRAIEAMGDKIESKKFANAAKVSTVPGYLGVIEDADHAVRIASDIGYPVMIKASAGGGGKGMRIAWNEAETREGFQSSKNEAKSSFGDDRVFIEKFVVDPRHIEIQVLGDAHGNVIYLGERECSIQRRNQKVVEEAPSPFLDAATRRAMGEQSVALARAVDYQSAGTVEFIVDKDRNFYFLEMNTRLQVEHPVTELVTGIDLVEQMIRVAAGEALAIRQDDVKLNGWAVESRLYAEDPYRNFLPSIGRLSRYRPPAEGRFGDVVVRNDTGVTEGAEISMYYDPMIAKLCTWAPTRLVAIDAMSDALDSFVVDGIEHNIPFLAALMQHPRWREGRLSTAFIAEEYPEGFAPVVPSGEDKQVLAAIALAVELLRRDRLDRLPGRLAPHSGVLKPDWVVRIGDDYLPMTVTAGMISIPLEMDVAVGGAEPITVASDWRPGEPVWKGTIGGRAVSAQLRPVPNALRIAWKGMSVTARAMLPDTAALDRLMPVKLPPDTSKLLLCPMPGMVVSIAVTEGQEVKAGETLAVVEAMKMENVLRADRDLTVSRINAKPGESLAVDAVIMEFA; translated from the coding sequence ATGTTCAAGAAGATCCTCATCGCCAACCGCGGCGAGATCGCGTGCCGTGTCATCAAGACCGCCCGCAGGATGGGGATCGCCACCGTCGCGGTCTATTCGGATGCGGATCGCGACGCCGTCCATGTCGAAATGGCCGACGAAGCGGTGCATATCGGTCCGGCTGCAGCCGCCCAGAGCTATCTCGTCGCGGAACGCATCATCGCGGCCTGCAAGGAGACCGGCGCCGAGGCGGTGCATCCCGGCTACGGCTTCCTGTCGGAGCGCGCATCCTTCTGCGCGGCGCTGGAAAAGGAAGGCATCGTCTTCATCGGTCCGAAGCCCAGGGCCATCGAGGCGATGGGCGACAAGATCGAGTCCAAGAAGTTCGCCAATGCGGCGAAGGTCTCCACGGTTCCGGGTTACCTCGGCGTGATCGAGGACGCCGACCATGCCGTCCGGATCGCGTCCGATATCGGCTACCCCGTCATGATCAAGGCTTCGGCCGGCGGCGGCGGGAAGGGCATGCGCATCGCCTGGAACGAGGCCGAGACGCGTGAGGGCTTCCAGTCGTCGAAGAACGAGGCGAAATCCTCCTTCGGCGACGACCGCGTCTTCATCGAGAAATTCGTGGTGGATCCGCGGCACATCGAGATCCAGGTTCTGGGCGACGCGCACGGCAACGTCATCTATCTGGGCGAACGCGAATGTTCGATCCAGCGGCGCAATCAGAAGGTGGTTGAGGAAGCGCCGTCGCCCTTCCTCGATGCGGCGACGCGGCGGGCCATGGGCGAGCAGTCCGTGGCGCTCGCCAGGGCCGTCGACTACCAGAGCGCCGGCACCGTCGAGTTCATCGTCGACAAGGACCGCAATTTCTACTTCCTGGAGATGAACACGCGGCTGCAGGTCGAGCACCCGGTGACGGAACTCGTGACCGGGATCGACCTCGTCGAGCAGATGATCCGTGTTGCCGCCGGCGAGGCGCTCGCCATCCGCCAGGACGACGTAAAGCTGAACGGCTGGGCCGTCGAGAGCCGGCTCTACGCCGAGGATCCCTACCGCAACTTCCTGCCCTCGATCGGCCGCCTGTCGCGCTACCGGCCGCCGGCGGAGGGCCGGTTCGGCGATGTCGTCGTCCGCAACGACACGGGCGTCACCGAGGGCGCCGAAATCTCGATGTACTACGATCCGATGATCGCCAAGCTCTGCACCTGGGCGCCTACCCGGCTGGTGGCGATCGACGCCATGTCGGACGCGCTCGACAGTTTCGTGGTGGACGGGATCGAGCACAACATTCCCTTCCTTGCGGCGCTGATGCAGCATCCGCGCTGGCGCGAGGGCAGGCTGTCGACGGCCTTCATCGCGGAGGAGTATCCGGAGGGGTTCGCCCCGGTCGTGCCGTCGGGCGAGGACAAGCAGGTGCTGGCAGCAATCGCGCTCGCCGTGGAACTGCTGCGCAGGGACCGCCTGGACCGTCTGCCCGGGCGGCTGGCGCCGCATTCGGGCGTGCTGAAGCCGGACTGGGTGGTGCGGATCGGCGACGACTACCTCCCGATGACGGTGACGGCCGGCATGATCTCGATTCCGCTGGAGATGGACGTCGCGGTCGGCGGGGCCGAGCCGATCACGGTCGCGTCCGACTGGCGGCCCGGCGAGCCGGTCTGGAAGGGCACGATCGGCGGGCGCGCGGTCTCTGCGCAGCTCCGGCCTGTGCCCAATGCGCTGCGGATCGCGTGGAAGGGCATGTCCGTGACGGCCCGCGCGATGCTGCCCGATACGGCGGCGCTCGACCGGCTGATGCCGGTGAAGCTGCCGCCGGACACGTCGAAGCTTCTCCTGTGCCCCATGCCGGGCATGGTGGTCTCCATCGCGGTGACGGAGGGGCAGGAGGTCAAGGCGGGCGAGACGCTCGCCGTCGTCGAGGCCATGAAGATGGAGAACGTGCTGCGCGCCGACCGCGACCTCACGGTCTCCAGGATCAATGCCAAACCCGGCGAGAGCCTCGCGGTCGATGCGGTGATCATGGAGTTTGCCTGA